One genomic region from Streptomyces sp. NBC_00582 encodes:
- a CDS encoding MMPL family transporter — translation MATLLYRLGRSAYRHRRAVLAAWLAVPAAVIACLVAFGGRTDDEFTIPGSESQHAMDTLKESLPSAAGTSAQIVFVAPKGHEITEPRYTSVISATMAQADKAPQVVGVTDPIETKTISSDRTTALGQVRYEVSRAGLRAGSLDAVEDATQDAKHAGLTVEVGGNAYSTETEASHARELLGLAVALVVLTITFGSLLTAGMPLLTAVLGVGVTLLGLHALTDTFAISSTALSLATMLGLAVGIDYALFILSRHRSQLAQGMSPRESAATATGTAGSAVVFAGLTVVIALVGLAVVGIPFLTVMGLAGAGAVLVAVAVALTLLPALLGFAGERLRPKPRSRAARREQASNGAGGLPFGERWGRIVTRRPLVTLAATLIVLLTLALPVRDLHLAMPVNATAPTDSTQRKAYDIVADAFGPGFNGPLLIVASPSDAAGLQQTTATLVEDLQKTQGVAAVGQPMVTRTGDAVIQLVPTTGPTDEKTTDLVQHIRDEAAQWQKEIGTDVRVTGRTAVSIDVSSRLAGSLPLFALVVVGLSLLLLMLVFRSLVVPLKASLGFLLSVTAALGAVVAVFQWGWLADAWGVSATGPVASILPTLVMAVLFGLAMDYEVFLVSRMREAYVHGADPREAILTGSRLASRVVTAAALIMFAVFAGFVPGAGSMLKSIAFALAVGVLVDAFIVRMALVPAVLALVGKAAWWLPKWLDRLLPNLDIEGERLAKPSPATSTDDSTLPEDGAAVAAAGTSEARP, via the coding sequence ATGGCCACGTTGCTCTACCGGCTCGGCCGCAGTGCCTATCGGCACCGACGTGCTGTCCTCGCCGCCTGGCTGGCCGTGCCGGCCGCCGTGATCGCCTGTCTGGTCGCCTTCGGCGGCCGGACGGACGACGAGTTCACCATCCCGGGCTCGGAGTCCCAGCACGCCATGGACACCCTGAAGGAATCGCTGCCCTCCGCGGCAGGAACGAGCGCGCAGATCGTGTTCGTCGCGCCGAAGGGGCACGAGATAACCGAGCCGCGGTACACGTCCGTGATCAGCGCCACCATGGCCCAGGCCGACAAGGCCCCCCAGGTCGTCGGCGTCACCGACCCCATCGAGACGAAGACGATCTCGTCGGACCGCACCACGGCACTCGGACAGGTGCGGTACGAAGTCAGCCGCGCCGGCCTGCGCGCCGGCAGCCTCGACGCCGTCGAGGACGCCACTCAGGACGCGAAACATGCCGGACTCACCGTGGAAGTGGGCGGCAACGCGTACAGCACCGAAACCGAGGCCTCGCACGCGCGGGAGCTGCTGGGCCTGGCGGTGGCTCTGGTCGTACTGACCATCACCTTCGGCTCGCTCCTCACAGCCGGCATGCCGCTGCTGACGGCCGTACTCGGCGTGGGCGTCACGCTGCTCGGACTGCACGCGCTGACCGACACGTTCGCCATTTCCAGCACCGCGCTGTCGCTCGCCACCATGCTGGGTCTCGCGGTCGGCATCGACTACGCCCTGTTCATCCTCTCCCGTCACCGCTCCCAGCTGGCGCAAGGCATGTCCCCGAGGGAGTCGGCGGCCACGGCGACCGGGACAGCCGGCAGTGCGGTCGTCTTCGCGGGCCTGACCGTGGTCATCGCGCTCGTCGGACTCGCCGTCGTGGGGATCCCGTTCCTGACTGTGATGGGTCTGGCCGGAGCGGGCGCCGTCCTTGTCGCGGTCGCCGTGGCGCTCACCCTGCTCCCGGCCCTGCTGGGCTTCGCGGGAGAACGGCTGCGCCCCAAGCCGCGTTCGCGGGCGGCCCGTCGTGAGCAGGCCTCGAACGGGGCTGGAGGACTCCCCTTCGGCGAGCGGTGGGGCCGTATCGTGACCCGCCGTCCGCTGGTCACCCTGGCCGCCACCCTCATCGTCCTGCTCACGCTCGCTCTGCCCGTGCGGGACCTGCACCTCGCCATGCCCGTCAATGCGACCGCTCCGACGGACAGCACTCAGCGCAAGGCGTACGACATCGTCGCCGACGCCTTCGGCCCCGGCTTCAACGGACCGCTACTGATCGTCGCCAGCCCCTCCGATGCCGCCGGCCTGCAACAAACCACGGCGACCCTTGTCGAGGACCTGCAGAAGACGCAGGGCGTGGCGGCAGTCGGTCAGCCCATGGTCACACGGACCGGGGACGCCGTCATCCAGCTGGTGCCGACGACCGGCCCGACGGACGAGAAGACGACAGACCTCGTCCAGCACATCCGGGACGAGGCTGCACAGTGGCAGAAGGAGATAGGCACCGACGTCAGGGTGACCGGCAGGACCGCGGTCTCCATCGACGTATCCAGCCGACTCGCCGGCTCACTGCCTCTGTTCGCGCTGGTCGTTGTCGGCCTGTCGCTCCTGCTGCTGATGCTCGTCTTCCGCTCACTGGTCGTCCCGCTCAAGGCGAGCCTCGGCTTCCTGCTCTCCGTGACCGCCGCACTCGGCGCGGTCGTCGCCGTCTTCCAATGGGGCTGGCTCGCGGACGCGTGGGGAGTGTCCGCGACCGGACCGGTGGCCAGCATCCTGCCCACACTGGTGATGGCCGTCCTGTTCGGGCTCGCCATGGACTACGAGGTGTTCCTGGTCAGCCGGATGCGTGAGGCGTACGTCCACGGGGCTGATCCCCGAGAAGCGATCCTGACCGGTAGCCGACTGGCCTCGCGCGTCGTCACCGCGGCCGCGCTCATCATGTTCGCCGTGTTCGCCGGCTTCGTGCCGGGAGCCGGCTCCATGCTCAAGTCCATCGCTTTCGCCCTGGCCGTCGGTGTACTCGTGGATGCCTTCATCGTCCGGATGGCCCTCGTACCGGCCGTGCTGGCCCTCGTCGGCAAGGCGGCTTGGTGGCTGCCGAAGTGGCTCGACCGGTTGTTGCCCAACCTCGACATCGAGGGCGAACGACTGGCCAAGCCGTCCCCGGCCACGTCAACCGACGACTCGACCCTGCCCGAGGACGGCGCGGCGGTTGCAGCGGCCGGCACGTCCGAAGCCCGTCCCTGA
- a CDS encoding helix-turn-helix domain-containing protein encodes MQSTWYRSQCGRDLKCFNPWVETVCTLVGRVWQPLGEDVVAWERDGRRRRAAGSRLGGLNGPAQRPVLAADTAAAERLRATLLLLLAERGSHTATAERLHLQKNTVEYRVDKAARLRGKPLDQDRLDLELALTPASSSAPRSLHRLSGTGFGRAGRCNRRAVLGQGRVVG; translated from the coding sequence GTGCAGTCGACCTGGTATCGATCTCAATGCGGCAGGGATTTGAAATGTTTCAATCCTTGGGTGGAGACGGTTTGCACGCTCGTCGGGAGAGTCTGGCAGCCCTTGGGCGAGGACGTCGTCGCATGGGAGAGGGACGGCAGAAGGCGCCGGGCTGCCGGCTCCCGGCTGGGCGGCCTTAACGGGCCTGCGCAGCGACCCGTCCTGGCCGCGGACACCGCGGCGGCGGAACGGCTGCGCGCAACGCTCCTGCTGCTCCTGGCCGAGCGCGGCAGTCACACGGCCACAGCGGAGCGTCTCCACCTCCAAAAGAACACGGTCGAGTACCGCGTGGACAAGGCGGCCCGGCTCCGCGGCAAGCCACTGGACCAGGACCGCCTCGACCTGGAACTCGCCCTGACGCCTGCGAGTTCCTCGGCGCCACGGTCACTTCACAGGCTGTCAGGGACGGGCTTCGGACGTGCCGGCCGCTGCAACCGCCGCGCCGTCCTCGGGCAGGGTCGAGTCGTCGGTTGA
- a CDS encoding family 78 glycoside hydrolase catalytic domain: MSSPVLFFRTAGRHRRSHQVRPPRALFLALLTTWFVVVGGVTAQLPLANAAQAAPTALTVNGLAAPVDVAPGSTPLLGWHVGGDQQTAYQVQVATTSSALTGTPDVWDSGQVTSTADGNVSYGGPALTASSRYYWRIRTWDSANAASPWSATASFGTGPGTTWSGATPVWSGAPTAWTDYTFQGSFVVNAKYASVTFRAQDTSNYYLWQFKGNGENTIAPQVQKNGTFTALKTAVALPFALTTGSTYDFKIVASGSTFTTSLKAHSDTSWTQVDTTTDATFNSGGIGFRTGLFEQATFDDISVTDTAGQSLYSNDFSDSDNADFTCGTITSGALFVDKAKNCGTGFPTAWTNYTFQGSFVINAKYAGVTFRAQNTSNYYLWQFKGNGENTIAPQVQKNGTFTALKTAVALPFALTTGSTYDFKIVASGSTFTTSLKAHSDTTWTQVDTTTDATFSAGGIGFRTGSTEQATFDDINVADPNNRSLYSNDFSDATNADFTCGTITNGALSLGTSKNCGTGLLTVPSWTFLRGTTTLASGKSIAWAHLYATGASTTPARQFVYKLWVNGSFVGVGPTRPVGSEARYDGYDVTSLLNAGAANTVGALAYTTSDQRFLAKLVVRYTDGTTKTFGTGSSWKALDGTRILPNVGSIGTSYYTAPKENFDARRYPFGFATPGFDASAWPSAVTKSAFSDLQPAPTAKVRQTFKTPVSVTEYSSGNYFIDYGRTWIGGLSLNLSGTAGQVVDIRYGEIPSATNTVKYQTSAGNTYQDKWVLKSGSQQLETWGLRVFRYVQVIGAPTGLTASDFKAEAYLYPFDESAGAFDSSDSTLNQVWALSRNTVEATNLNLYVDSWERERDIYEADTYLQLMGNLYTGGDTALGDYSLNFLKSNRTWPTEWPMYVILAMHDSYETTGSTAPLAAAYTALQDKLPDEWYESATGLIHKTTGSTGASSCTDCDIVDWPTSERDGYVFTSYNTVINAIAYRSYTDMADIATALGKNSDAATYTAKAHAIKDAVNSRMWDSAKGAYRDGLNNDGTVINHYAVQASAFATALGIADSARAAQVASYLGSRGMACSVYCAPFVIQALYEGNRPDIAHTLLTSTGTRSWMNMINDGAGATMEAWDLSLKSNTTYSHPWASSPAFTLPQSMFGIQPSTPGYRTFQVKPQPDSVTWANVTVPSAQGTIGAAYDTISGGRVDISVNVPANTTASVYLPGGSAGATSVYMDGNSVAATYDNGFMRVDNVQPGCHIITSSSSSTPYDDTKLTGIC, from the coding sequence GTGTCATCTCCCGTCCTCTTCTTCCGCACGGCCGGAAGACACAGAAGATCCCACCAAGTCAGACCTCCACGGGCCCTCTTCCTGGCTCTGCTCACCACATGGTTCGTGGTCGTCGGCGGCGTGACCGCGCAGCTGCCCCTGGCGAACGCCGCCCAGGCGGCGCCCACGGCGCTGACCGTGAACGGCCTGGCCGCGCCCGTCGACGTGGCCCCCGGCTCCACTCCGCTGCTCGGCTGGCACGTGGGCGGCGACCAGCAGACGGCGTACCAGGTCCAGGTCGCCACGACCTCCTCGGCCCTGACCGGGACCCCTGATGTGTGGGACTCGGGTCAAGTCACCTCCACCGCCGACGGTAACGTCTCCTACGGCGGCCCGGCCCTGACGGCCTCCTCCCGCTACTACTGGCGTATCCGTACCTGGGACTCCGCGAACGCGGCCTCCCCCTGGTCCGCGACCGCCTCCTTCGGCACCGGGCCGGGCACCACCTGGTCCGGTGCAACCCCGGTCTGGAGCGGCGCCCCCACGGCGTGGACCGACTACACCTTCCAGGGCAGCTTCGTCGTCAACGCCAAGTACGCCAGTGTCACCTTCCGCGCGCAGGACACCAGCAATTACTACCTGTGGCAGTTCAAGGGCAACGGTGAGAACACCATCGCGCCGCAGGTCCAGAAGAACGGCACCTTCACCGCCCTGAAGACGGCGGTGGCCCTTCCCTTCGCCCTCACCACCGGCTCCACCTACGACTTCAAGATCGTCGCTTCCGGCTCGACCTTCACCACCTCCCTGAAGGCGCACTCCGACACCAGCTGGACCCAGGTCGACACCACGACCGACGCCACCTTCAACTCCGGCGGCATCGGCTTCCGCACCGGGCTGTTCGAGCAGGCCACCTTCGACGACATCTCGGTGACGGACACCGCCGGCCAGTCCCTGTACAGCAACGACTTCAGCGACTCCGACAACGCCGACTTCACCTGCGGCACCATCACGAGCGGCGCGCTGTTCGTGGACAAGGCGAAGAACTGCGGCACAGGCTTCCCGACCGCCTGGACGAACTACACCTTCCAGGGCAGCTTCGTCATCAACGCCAAGTACGCCGGTGTCACCTTCCGCGCGCAGAACACGAGCAATTACTACCTGTGGCAGTTCAAGGGCAACGGTGAGAACACCATCGCCCCCCAGGTCCAGAAGAACGGCACCTTCACCGCCCTGAAGACGGCGGTGGCCCTTCCCTTCGCCCTCACCACCGGCTCCACCTACGACTTCAAGATCGTCGCTTCCGGCTCGACCTTCACCACCTCCCTGAAGGCGCACTCCGACACCACCTGGACCCAGGTCGACACGACTACCGACGCCACGTTCTCGGCCGGCGGCATCGGCTTCCGCACCGGCAGCACCGAGCAGGCCACCTTCGACGACATCAACGTCGCCGACCCCAACAACCGTTCTCTGTACAGCAACGACTTCAGCGACGCCACCAACGCCGACTTCACCTGCGGCACCATCACCAATGGCGCCCTGTCGCTCGGCACGAGCAAGAACTGCGGCACCGGACTGCTGACGGTCCCGAGCTGGACCTTCCTGCGCGGCACCACCACGCTGGCCTCCGGCAAGAGCATCGCCTGGGCCCACCTGTACGCCACGGGCGCCTCGACCACCCCGGCACGGCAGTTCGTCTACAAGCTGTGGGTCAACGGCAGCTTTGTCGGCGTGGGCCCGACCCGCCCGGTCGGCTCCGAGGCCCGCTACGACGGTTACGACGTCACCTCCCTGCTCAACGCAGGCGCCGCCAACACTGTCGGCGCTCTCGCCTACACCACCAGCGACCAGCGCTTCCTTGCCAAACTCGTGGTTCGGTACACCGACGGCACCACCAAGACCTTCGGCACGGGCTCCAGCTGGAAGGCCCTGGACGGTACCCGTATCCTGCCGAACGTCGGCTCCATCGGCACCAGTTACTACACGGCGCCCAAGGAGAACTTCGACGCCCGCCGCTACCCGTTCGGCTTCGCCACGCCCGGCTTCGACGCCTCCGCATGGCCCTCGGCGGTCACCAAGAGCGCCTTCAGCGACCTCCAGCCGGCGCCCACCGCGAAGGTCCGGCAGACGTTCAAGACGCCCGTCTCGGTCACTGAGTACTCCTCCGGCAACTACTTCATCGACTACGGCCGCACCTGGATCGGCGGCCTGTCCCTGAACCTGAGCGGCACCGCCGGGCAGGTGGTCGACATCCGCTACGGCGAAATCCCCTCCGCCACCAACACGGTCAAGTACCAGACCTCAGCCGGCAACACCTACCAGGACAAGTGGGTCCTGAAATCCGGCAGCCAGCAGCTGGAGACCTGGGGCCTGCGTGTCTTCCGGTACGTCCAGGTCATCGGCGCCCCCACCGGGCTGACAGCCTCCGACTTCAAGGCCGAGGCGTACCTCTACCCGTTCGACGAGTCGGCGGGTGCCTTCGACTCGTCCGACAGCACGCTCAACCAGGTCTGGGCGCTGTCCCGCAACACCGTCGAGGCGACCAATCTCAACCTGTACGTCGACTCGTGGGAGCGCGAGCGCGACATCTACGAGGCCGACACCTACCTCCAGCTGATGGGCAACCTCTACACGGGCGGTGACACGGCACTGGGCGACTACTCGCTGAACTTCCTCAAGTCGAACCGCACCTGGCCCACCGAGTGGCCGATGTACGTGATCCTCGCCATGCACGACAGCTACGAGACGACCGGCAGCACCGCGCCGCTGGCCGCCGCGTACACCGCGCTGCAGGACAAGCTGCCGGACGAGTGGTACGAGTCCGCGACCGGCCTGATCCACAAGACCACCGGCAGCACGGGCGCCAGCAGCTGCACCGACTGCGACATCGTCGACTGGCCCACTTCCGAGCGCGACGGCTACGTCTTCACTTCCTACAACACCGTCATCAACGCCATCGCCTACCGCTCCTACACGGACATGGCCGACATCGCCACCGCGTTGGGCAAGAACTCGGACGCCGCCACGTACACCGCCAAGGCACATGCCATCAAGGACGCCGTCAACTCAAGGATGTGGGACTCCGCCAAGGGCGCCTACCGCGACGGGCTGAACAACGACGGTACGGTGATCAACCACTACGCCGTCCAGGCCAGCGCCTTCGCGACCGCCTTGGGTATCGCCGACTCCGCCCGGGCCGCGCAGGTCGCCTCGTACCTGGGCAGCCGCGGCATGGCGTGCAGCGTGTACTGCGCCCCGTTCGTCATCCAGGCCCTGTACGAGGGCAACCGGCCCGACATCGCCCACACCCTGCTGACATCGACCGGCACGCGCAGCTGGATGAACATGATCAACGACGGTGCGGGTGCCACCATGGAGGCCTGGGACCTGTCGCTCAAGTCCAACACCACCTACTCCCACCCGTGGGCGTCCTCTCCCGCCTTCACCCTCCCCCAAAGCATGTTCGGCATCCAGCCCAGCACCCCGGGCTACCGGACCTTCCAGGTCAAGCCGCAGCCGGACTCGGTCACGTGGGCGAATGTCACGGTTCCCTCAGCGCAGGGCACCATCGGCGCGGCCTACGACACCATCAGTGGCGGACGCGTCGACATCAGCGTGAACGTGCCGGCCAACACGACCGCCTCGGTGTACCTGCCCGGCGGCTCGGCAGGCGCGACCAGTGTCTACATGGACGGCAACAGTGTCGCCGCCACCTACGACAACGGCTTCATGCGCGTCGACAACGTCCAGCCGGGCTGCCACATCATCACCTCCTCCTCCAGCAGCACCCCATACGACGACACCAAACTCACCGGTATCTGCTAG
- a CDS encoding HEAT repeat domain-containing protein → MLDLVEPLETQVMLGFVRTDNEALVSCLGDPQRTVAAYRELLRRGQNALSAIRAGLRDENPAVREGCCRLLDHLVDIESMEELIAMADDPDARVRIAAFHALACDRCKGDSCAPGPGQLLEPALRHLASDPDAHVRAMAAELVGKFTHSDARAIAALSAAHAKDPSPAVRKKAGWFTPGGTIYERTAPPAP, encoded by the coding sequence TTGCTGGATCTCGTCGAGCCGCTCGAAACTCAAGTCATGCTTGGATTCGTCAGGACCGACAACGAAGCCCTCGTCTCGTGCTTGGGCGACCCTCAGCGCACGGTTGCGGCCTACCGCGAGCTGCTACGACGTGGGCAGAACGCATTGAGCGCGATCCGCGCCGGCCTCCGCGACGAGAATCCGGCTGTCCGCGAGGGCTGCTGTCGCCTCCTCGACCACCTTGTCGACATCGAGTCCATGGAAGAACTCATCGCCATGGCCGACGACCCCGACGCCCGGGTCAGGATCGCCGCATTCCACGCCCTGGCGTGTGACCGGTGCAAGGGAGACAGCTGTGCACCGGGCCCAGGCCAGCTACTCGAACCCGCGTTGCGCCACTTGGCTTCGGACCCTGACGCGCACGTCCGGGCAATGGCTGCCGAGCTCGTCGGCAAGTTCACCCACTCTGATGCACGCGCCATTGCCGCCTTGTCAGCGGCCCATGCCAAGGACCCGAGCCCTGCCGTGCGGAAGAAGGCGGGGTGGTTCACACCTGGCGGGACCATCTACGAACGGACTGCCCCGCCTGCCCCTTGA
- the rhaS gene encoding rhamnose ABC transporter substrate-binding protein translates to MNNFMARRTVSALVVIIPLTILTAACGSENKDPESAVPTNPTTAERGYPLDPIKKGLTIAFVPKQLGKSLYFAAASEGGREVVEKLGSTFKQVGTSDSTDTAGQVKYINQLTDEGVDAIVVSAQDPDALCGALKHAMDKGIRVVTYDSDTRPECRNAFVSPADPDQLTFPLIHSLAQQIDYKGDIAILSAAKSATNQNNWIKYMKEDLKHDPSYADIKLITVAYGDDNADKSYRLTGSLLKKYPNLKAIIAPTSVGINAAAQYLSQSPFKGKVKLTGLGTPNTMREYVKDGTVESFELWDPTELGKLAAWTAESLASGQITGRDGQGFRAMDGQLFVLGTNGVTNLGDPTVFTIKNIDKYNF, encoded by the coding sequence TTGAACAATTTCATGGCACGCCGTACCGTATCGGCGCTCGTCGTCATTATCCCGCTCACGATTCTCACGGCCGCGTGCGGTAGTGAGAATAAGGATCCCGAGAGTGCTGTGCCGACAAACCCCACTACCGCAGAAAGGGGTTATCCCTTGGACCCCATAAAGAAGGGGTTGACGATTGCCTTCGTCCCGAAGCAGTTGGGGAAGAGTCTGTATTTTGCGGCTGCGAGCGAAGGCGGTAGGGAAGTTGTCGAGAAGCTCGGCTCGACATTCAAGCAGGTTGGCACTTCCGACAGCACCGACACAGCGGGGCAGGTAAAATACATCAATCAACTCACCGACGAGGGAGTTGACGCCATAGTTGTCTCCGCACAGGACCCCGACGCTCTTTGCGGCGCGCTCAAGCACGCGATGGACAAGGGTATCCGAGTGGTCACGTACGACTCCGACACGCGCCCCGAGTGTCGTAACGCCTTCGTCTCCCCTGCCGATCCAGATCAGTTGACCTTTCCGCTGATCCATTCGCTGGCGCAGCAGATCGACTACAAGGGAGACATAGCGATTCTCAGCGCCGCAAAGAGTGCGACGAACCAGAACAACTGGATCAAGTACATGAAGGAAGACCTCAAGCACGACCCGAGCTATGCAGATATCAAACTGATCACCGTCGCCTACGGCGACGACAACGCTGATAAGTCTTATCGACTCACCGGGAGTCTCCTCAAGAAGTACCCGAACCTCAAGGCGATCATTGCTCCGACCTCCGTCGGCATCAATGCCGCCGCTCAGTACCTGTCGCAATCGCCCTTCAAGGGTAAGGTGAAGCTGACTGGCCTGGGAACGCCCAACACCATGCGGGAGTACGTCAAGGACGGCACCGTCGAGAGTTTTGAACTCTGGGATCCCACCGAACTCGGGAAACTCGCAGCGTGGACCGCGGAGTCCCTTGCCTCGGGGCAGATCACAGGACGGGACGGACAAGGTTTCAGAGCCATGGACGGACAGCTATTCGTGCTTGGAACCAATGGCGTTACCAACCTGGGAGATCCAACCGTCTTCACCATCAAAAACATCGACAAATACAATTTTTAA
- a CDS encoding alpha-L-fucosidase, producing MSSAPLSRRSLMKAAALAGGVAAFGLPQALWPSTAEAYTVPSKMDWWYQARFGMFIHFGSYSYLGRGEWAFDSQQWSKADYQTQVTRNFNPTQFNAATIAELAKNAGMKYLVITAKHHEGFAMWDSNVPGFTDTTATKQYNLHDYNGVRDDLLMDLKTECETRGIKFCLYYSILDWNHPSQTDRHESGLTTMSSQAARTAYIADMKAQLQELLDRYDPALLWFDGDWFGEPSSPTLEDWWLTSDGVDLYNWLIARKPDLIVNERVRRDHGLGDYAVAEFGIPGTPMGRPWERCATMNGAWGYDASKENSYRSVTDIVRELVTVVSRDGNHLLNIGPKGDGSVTAGTQTVLNGLASWMSTYSDSIHGTSGSPFAAEPAWGKVTKKNGKLFAHVFTWPTNGQLRIPAIDNTINRVYLLNNPSVSLPYTVTDQINVTVPATAPNANDSVVCVEVQGMPVRVSATVFQNVDYEGARAVLPLGGYTSSQLSAAGLGPAMASSLLVPDGYQVTGYSGDNFTGTAWTFTSNTPDLRVTGNNDAIASLKVTFRPDKYFSLANVTNHLVLDSGGNVASGSNLKQWESVDSANLQWRAIELGNGYYRLVNRTNGMVADGWGATGNGDPARQKAWDGGNTQQWQIVHRGQGQYSIANRSTGLVLDGGGMVASGAVTKQWTWQQSTNLLWTIRPVG from the coding sequence ATGTCCTCTGCCCCCCTCAGCAGACGCTCACTGATGAAGGCCGCCGCCCTGGCCGGAGGAGTGGCGGCCTTCGGGCTGCCACAGGCCCTGTGGCCCTCCACCGCCGAGGCGTACACCGTCCCCTCGAAGATGGACTGGTGGTACCAGGCCAGGTTCGGGATGTTCATCCACTTCGGGTCGTACTCGTACCTCGGCCGGGGTGAGTGGGCGTTCGACAGCCAGCAGTGGAGCAAGGCGGACTACCAGACCCAGGTCACCCGCAACTTCAACCCCACCCAGTTCAACGCCGCCACCATTGCCGAACTGGCCAAGAACGCCGGCATGAAGTACCTCGTGATCACCGCAAAGCACCACGAGGGCTTCGCGATGTGGGACTCCAACGTCCCCGGCTTCACCGACACCACGGCCACCAAGCAGTACAACCTGCACGACTACAACGGCGTCCGTGACGACCTGCTCATGGACCTCAAGACGGAGTGCGAGACCAGAGGCATCAAGTTCTGCCTGTACTACTCGATCCTCGATTGGAACCACCCCTCCCAGACGGACCGTCACGAGAGCGGTCTCACCACGATGTCCTCGCAGGCCGCCCGCACCGCCTACATCGCCGACATGAAGGCACAGCTCCAGGAACTGCTGGACCGCTACGACCCGGCACTGCTCTGGTTCGACGGCGACTGGTTCGGCGAACCTTCCAGCCCCACCCTGGAAGACTGGTGGCTGACATCGGACGGCGTCGACCTCTACAACTGGCTGATCGCCCGCAAGCCCGACCTCATCGTCAACGAACGGGTCAGGCGGGACCACGGCCTCGGCGACTACGCGGTCGCGGAGTTCGGGATACCCGGCACGCCGATGGGCCGGCCGTGGGAGCGGTGCGCCACCATGAACGGCGCCTGGGGTTACGACGCGTCGAAGGAGAACTCCTACAGGTCAGTCACGGACATCGTTCGAGAGCTCGTGACGGTCGTCTCCCGGGACGGCAACCACCTGCTGAACATCGGTCCCAAGGGCGACGGCTCGGTCACCGCGGGAACCCAGACCGTCCTGAACGGCCTGGCCTCATGGATGTCGACGTACAGCGACAGCATTCACGGCACCAGCGGCAGCCCGTTCGCCGCCGAACCCGCCTGGGGGAAGGTCACCAAGAAGAACGGGAAGCTCTTCGCGCACGTCTTCACCTGGCCCACGAACGGGCAGCTGCGGATCCCGGCGATCGACAACACGATCAACCGCGTCTATCTGCTGAACAACCCCTCGGTCTCGCTCCCGTACACGGTCACCGACCAGATCAACGTCACCGTTCCCGCCACCGCGCCGAACGCCAACGACTCCGTGGTGTGCGTCGAGGTGCAGGGCATGCCCGTGCGGGTCTCGGCGACGGTATTCCAGAACGTCGACTACGAAGGTGCCCGGGCCGTTCTGCCGCTGGGCGGCTACACCTCCTCCCAGCTGTCGGCCGCCGGCCTGGGACCTGCCATGGCCTCGTCGCTCCTGGTGCCCGACGGCTACCAGGTGACGGGCTACTCCGGCGACAACTTCACCGGCACCGCCTGGACGTTCACCTCGAACACCCCCGACCTCCGGGTGACCGGCAACAACGACGCCATCGCCTCCCTGAAGGTGACGTTCAGGCCCGACAAATACTTCAGCCTGGCCAATGTCACGAACCACCTGGTGCTGGACAGCGGCGGCAATGTCGCGAGCGGCTCGAACCTGAAGCAGTGGGAGTCGGTAGACAGCGCCAATCTCCAGTGGCGGGCCATCGAACTCGGGAACGGCTACTACAGGCTCGTCAACCGCACCAACGGCATGGTGGCCGACGGCTGGGGCGCCACCGGCAACGGCGACCCGGCCCGGCAGAAGGCCTGGGACGGCGGCAACACCCAGCAATGGCAGATCGTCCACCGCGGCCAAGGCCAGTACTCCATCGCCAACCGCAGCACGGGACTGGTCCTCGACGGCGGCGGAATGGTCGCCTCGGGGGCCGTGACCAAGCAGTGGACGTGGCAGCAGAGCACCAACCTGCTGTGGACGATCAGGCCAGTCGGCTGA
- a CDS encoding LutC/YkgG family protein yields MSGRTTVLSAVRAALGDVPGSESPDDVPVPRGARADHAGPDTVGLFTDRAAEYRATVVRVPSADAAAAVGRALARTGARSVVLPPELPEDLVPEGPWSRLEDVPLLTVDQLDAADAVITTVAAAIAVTGTVTLDHGSGQGRRALTLLPDQHICVVRASQVAPDVPEALQRLDPYRPLTLISGPSATSDIELDRVEGVHGPRVLDIVVIEDA; encoded by the coding sequence ATGAGCGGCCGCACGACAGTCCTCAGCGCGGTGAGGGCGGCTCTGGGAGACGTCCCGGGCTCCGAGAGCCCCGACGACGTACCGGTCCCGCGCGGAGCACGCGCCGATCACGCGGGGCCGGACACCGTCGGACTGTTCACCGATCGCGCCGCCGAGTACCGGGCCACGGTGGTCCGTGTGCCGTCGGCCGACGCCGCGGCCGCCGTCGGACGCGCGCTGGCACGCACCGGAGCGCGGTCCGTGGTCCTGCCGCCGGAACTCCCCGAGGACCTCGTCCCCGAGGGACCCTGGTCGCGGCTGGAGGACGTCCCGCTGCTGACGGTGGACCAGCTCGACGCGGCGGACGCCGTGATCACCACTGTCGCCGCCGCCATCGCCGTCACCGGAACCGTGACCCTCGACCACGGCTCCGGCCAGGGCCGCCGGGCCCTGACCCTGCTGCCGGACCAGCACATCTGCGTGGTCCGGGCGAGCCAGGTAGCCCCCGACGTACCCGAGGCGCTGCAACGGCTGGACCCGTACCGGCCGCTGACGCTCATCTCCGGCCCCTCGGCCACCAGCGACATCGAACTGGACCGGGTGGAAGGCGTGCACGGGCCGCGCGTCCTGGACATCGTCGTGATCGAGGACGCGTAG